The Sulfolobus islandicus Y.N.15.51 sequence GAGCTGGATTGGGAACTTCTTCTATTTCTAATGGTAATCCATACCCTTTATATACGGCTGCTTTCATTGTTTCTTTCTATATCTTTAATAGAATTAATTTCTTCCTTTATAATAGTCGACTTTTTATTTAATACCTCTCTATTTATATATAAACTCCCCTAGAGATATAGGATATAATTTTAATGTGAAATCATATATTGTATAAATTGTATATAATATAAGATACAAACATAACAGTCAACTTTTAATGGTAGTAGCCTACTATTTTCAAACAATTTATCTAAATTGATAATAGAGTCAGAATTCAATTTTCCTTATTAAGAGAAATAGCTTTTTAACAAAATTGGCTCAGATCTTTCTCTTAATTCTTTCTAACCTTACTTCCTCGTCAAATCTTTTGATATTTTTCTCAATTTTTCTTCTTAGTGAGAATTTAATAAAAGAAGCAAATCTACCTTCAAATTCTACTATTAGTCTAATCTCACCCTCTTTAAATAAGTCAAATTCTAAAACTCCACCTTCTCCCTTTTGTGTTCCCACACTATAAAACTTATAAGACACCTTATTATTCCCTACATAGACCGTACCGTGTAGAATTAATGATGTAACTCCTAACGATATCAAGGCATCAAATTCATTACCCTTTACAGATACTGTTTCAGCTCCTAATATCTTGTATAACGTAAAAATAGGATCTGACAGAATTTTTGCTAAAGCTTGTATATCATGCTGTGTAGGGAACGTGATTTCCATAGATTTATTTTCCTATTTATTCTTTTTATGTTTTTCTATTATTAAATCAAAAGGAAAAAAGACTAGCTTAATACCCTTTTAACTAAGTTCTCGGCCTCCTTAAAATTATAACTTCTGAATAGCTCTATTTTGCTAGCTTCCATAGAACCTTCCGCATGTATCATACCAGTTAGCAAATAGCCAGTAAACGTACTAGCCCCTAATTCCTTAGCTAGTTTTAACACTTTTGCTCTTTCCTCTCCATCAACTGAGCCCCTTAAATATTTAACAATATTCTTTCCTTCATCACTTTCCAAATCTTCTTGAGAGGGCATAGTAGCTATTATCCCCCCAGCAATGTCAATTAAATCTCTTACAACATCATGGAAATGCATATTGGAGTATAATTTACCAACATTAGTAAAAAGCGGGTTGGGCACAGCTATACCCTCCATGTTTACTGGATACACAGCCGCAGCTATCGCGCTACTCCTCATAATTTCCTTGTAGAGAATTATATCAACTATATCATCTCTCACATGCTTTTCATTCTCAATGCCATTTACTTGAGATGCCACTTTAGATGCTCCCAAATATAGATTCATGGTCGCTGACCTATACGATAATGCAGTAAACCTATGGAAGGTTGCAAATAGCATAGCCAATGTTCCAGCGTAGTCGTATTCCTTAAATAAAAATACCCTATCCCAAGGAACGAAAACGTCGTTGAAGACGGTTAATGTTTCTAGCTCATAATCTTTTCTACTGAGTACTGAGGAGGAATTGCCCTCAATTTCATCAATTGGTCTAATATACATCTTCAAACCTTTAGTATTAGCTGGAACCGCAAAGGCTACTGCGTAATCTTTATCGCTATCCCTCATTACTCTGGTTGGTATGACAATAATCTCATCAGATACCGCAGATTGAGTTGTATGAGCCTTTGCTCCTCTAACAACTATTCCATCGCTTTTCACATCAACTACTCTAACATACATATCTGGATCAACTTGTTCAGAAGGCCTCTTACTTCGATCTCCCTTAACGTCAGTCTGGGCAGTGGCTAACGTTAAATCTTCTTTAGCAACTCTCTCAAAATATTTTTCAACACGTTTTGAGTAATCAGTTCCGTATTTTCTATCAACTTGTTTTGCCGTGATCATAAGGGCAAAGATCGCATCACTTCCTATTGCTTGTGAAATGTTAAATACCCCATTACAATACATCGTTAAATCGTAAATTAGTTTATGTCTATCTAGCAAATCTTGAGATGTCCAAGGTACCTTAAAGAACTTGCTCATTTTTCCCATTTTATTATCCTCATAGACTCTATCAGCGTATTCATATAACTTAGCTGCGTGCAATGCGGCTGTCTTTAAGATCTGATGTGTTGTTATATCTTCTACTAACTTCCCCCTATAATACAAATTTCTTCCATCTTTTAAGGACTTTAGGAAATCTTCTTTTGATCTCATAAATAATATAACTCATGTTAGTCTATTAACTTTTTCTTTACCTTAAAGAAATAACTCTATGATATGGGTTGGGAACATACCGCAAATTGATTGACCTAAAATCAACCCTTTAAAATAAATCTGTATTATTAAAAAGCACTTCTTTTACTTTAACTAAATACCACACTATGTCAAAGAGATTATTAATAAATGGGAGAATAGATAATAATCTGAAATCCTCTTTTTCAGTTTGAATACGTTGAAGAGTGAATAGATAAGCGTTGCAATCAAGAAGGCTAAAATGCAAAACAAGAACTTAGTTGAACTAGTAGATAGGAAACGTTCCTATAAGACGTCTCTATGGGATTTCTCATCTCATCATATACTCTCAAGGCTTGTTGGGTAGATCAAGGTTAGTAGCTCTAACTATTTATTCAACTCTCATTCCCTTCTTCCTCCTCATCTTCTCCTTACGATTAGCGATAAACTTAGACTTGCTCATCTTTCTCGTGCCTCTTACTATTCGTAATTTATTCCCAATCACGTTCCTCGTAGATTTTAACGTCATCAACTGGTACTGAGATAATGTATTTGAATTGTGAGATGAAGTCTACTACGTTAACCGAGTGGAATCCTTCGTCAAGTTTTATTAAGTTATTGAATTCTCAGCATTATTATAATAAGTTCCAGTCTTTTCTATAAATCTGATCTTGCATAACTAGGAATTATTTTTGTAAAAAGATCTTGAATATGCTAGTGAAAGTAAGGTAACTCCAAAAAAAAGTTTTCTTCAAAAATTATCTTTATTCTTGGTACTTACTTCTCGCTTTTTATAATTCCTCCTTGAGGTTGTTGTGGAGTTAGATGGATTTCGTTTATCTCCTCTAATCTTACTCCAACAGTCCTAGGAACGGTAAACCATAAGATCACTGCAGCTATAACTACCGGGAATGCCTCAATAGC is a genomic window containing:
- a CDS encoding DUF3211 domain-containing protein; this translates as MEITFPTQHDIQALAKILSDPIFTLYKILGAETVSVKGNEFDALISLGVTSLILHGTVYVGNNKVSYKFYSVGTQKGEGGVLEFDLFKEGEIRLIVEFEGRFASFIKFSLRRKIEKNIKRFDEEVRLERIKRKI
- a CDS encoding 4-hydroxyphenylacetate 3-hydroxylase family protein, producing the protein MRSKEDFLKSLKDGRNLYYRGKLVEDITTHQILKTAALHAAKLYEYADRVYEDNKMGKMSKFFKVPWTSQDLLDRHKLIYDLTMYCNGVFNISQAIGSDAIFALMITAKQVDRKYGTDYSKRVEKYFERVAKEDLTLATAQTDVKGDRSKRPSEQVDPDMYVRVVDVKSDGIVVRGAKAHTTQSAVSDEIIVIPTRVMRDSDKDYAVAFAVPANTKGLKMYIRPIDEIEGNSSSVLSRKDYELETLTVFNDVFVPWDRVFLFKEYDYAGTLAMLFATFHRFTALSYRSATMNLYLGASKVASQVNGIENEKHVRDDIVDIILYKEIMRSSAIAAAVYPVNMEGIAVPNPLFTNVGKLYSNMHFHDVVRDLIDIAGGIIATMPSQEDLESDEGKNIVKYLRGSVDGEERAKVLKLAKELGASTFTGYLLTGMIHAEGSMEASKIELFRSYNFKEAENLVKRVLS